The following are encoded together in the Phocoena sinus isolate mPhoSin1 chromosome 11, mPhoSin1.pri, whole genome shotgun sequence genome:
- the GRM2 gene encoding metabotropic glutamate receptor 2, giving the protein MGSLLGFLALLLLWGAVAEGPAKKVLTLEGDLILGGLFPVHQKGGPAEECGPVNEHRGIQRLEAMLFALDRINHDPSLLPGVRLGAHILDSCSKDTHALEQALDFVRASLSHGADGSRHVCPDGSYATHGDAPTAITGVIGGSYSDVSIQVANLLRLFQIPQISYASTSAKLSDKSRYDYFARTVPPDFFQAKAMAEILRFFNWTYVSTVASEGDYGETGIEAFELEARARNICVATSEKVGRAMSRTAFEGVVRALLQKPSARVAVLFTRSEDARELLAATQRLNASFTWVASDGWGALESVVAGSEGAAEGAITIELASYPISDFASYFQSLDPWNNSRNPWFREFWEQRFRCSFRQRDCAAHSLQAVPFEQESKIMFVVNAVYAMAHALHNMHRALCPNTTRLCDAMRPVNGRRLYKDFVLNVKFDAPFRPADTHSEVRFDRFGDGIGRYNIFTYLRAGSGRYRYQKVGYWAEGLTLDTSLIPWASLSAGPLPASRCSEPCLQNEVKSMQPGEVCCWLCIPCQPYEYRLDEFTCADCGLGYWPNASLTGCFELPQEYIRWGDAWAVGPVTIACLGALATLFVLGVFVRHNATPVVKASGRELCYILLGGVFLCYCMTFVLIAKPSTVVCTLRRLGLGTAFSVCYSALLTKTNRIARIFGGAREGAQRPRFISPASQVAICLALISGQLLIVAAWLVVEAPGTGKETAPERREVVTLRCNHRDASMLGSLAYNVLLIALCTLYAFKTRKCPENFNEAKFIGFTMYTTCIIWLAFLPIFYVTSSDYRVQTTTMCVSVSLSGSVVLGCLFAPKLHIILFQPQKNVVSHRTPTSRFSSAAARASSSLGQGSGSQFVPTVCNGREVVDSTTSSL; this is encoded by the exons ATGGGATCACTGCTTGGgttcctggctctgctgctgctGTGGGGCGCTGTGGCTGAAGGCCCAGCCAAGAAGGTGCTGACCCTGGAGGGGGACCTGATTCTGGGTGGGCTGTTTCCGGTACACCAGAAGGGCGGCCCAGCAGAGGAGTGTGGTCCTGTCAATGAACATCGCGGCATCCAGCGCCTGGAGGCCATGCTTTTTGCGCTGGATCGTATCAACCATGACCCAAGCCTGCTGCCGGGCGTGCGCCTGGGTGCACACATACTCGACAGTTGCTCCAAGGACACACATGCCCTGGAGCAGGCACTTGACTTCGTGCGTGCATCACTCAGCCATGGTGCCGATGGCTCACGCCATGTTTGCCCCGATGGTTCTTATGCCACCCATGGTGATGCTCCCACTGCCATCACTGGTGTCATTGGCGGCTCCTACAGCGATGTCTCTATCCAG GTGGCCAACCTCCTGCGGCTATTTCAGATCCCTCAGATCAGCTATGCATCCACTAGTGCCAAGCTGAGCGACAAGTCCCGCTATGACTACTTTGCCCGCACGGTGCCCCCTGACTTCTTCCAAGCCAAAGCCATGGCTGAGATTCTCCGCTTCTTCAACTGGACCTACGTGTCCACTGTGGCATCCGAGGGCGACTACGGCGAGACAGGCATCGAAGCCTTTGAGCTAGAAGCCCGTGCCCGCAACATCTGTGTGGCCACCTCGGAGAAGGTGGGCCGTGCTATGAGCCGCACAGCCTTCGAGGGCGTGGTGCGAGCCCTGCTGCAGAAACCCAGTGCCCGTGTGGCTGTCCTATTCACCCGTTCCGAGGACGCCCGCGAGCTCCTCGCTGCCACCCAGCGTCTCAATGCCAGCTTCACCTGGGTGGCCAGCGATGGCTGGGGGGCCCTGGAGAGCGTGGTGGCAGGTAGCGAGGGCGCTGCTGAAGGTGCCATCACCATAGAGCTGGCTTCCTACCCCATCAGCGACTTTGCCTCCTACTTCCAGAGCCTGGACCCGTGGAATAACAGCCGGAACCCCTGGTTCCGCGAGTTCTGGGAGCAGAGGTTCCGCTGCAGCTTCCGGCAGAGAGACTGTGCAGCCCactccctgcaggctgtgccCTTTGAGCAAGAGTCCAAGATCATGTTTGTGGTCAATGCGGTGTATGCCATGGCCCACGCGCTGCACAACATGCATCGCGCCCTCTGCCCCAACACCACCCGCCTCTGTGATGCAATGCGGCCTGTCAATGGGCGCCGCCTCTACAAAGACTTCGTGCTCAACGTCAAGTTCGATG cccccTTCCGCCCAGCTGACACCCACAGTGAGGTCCGCTTCGACCGCTTTGGGGACGGTATTGGTCGCTACAATATCTTCACCTATCTGCGGGCAGGCAGTGGGCGCTATCGCTACCAGAAGGTGGGCTACTGGGCAGAAGGCCTGACCCTGGACACCAGCCTCATCCCATGGGCCTCCCTCTCAGCCGGGCCCCTGCCCGCCTCTCGCTGCAGTGAGCCCTGCCTCCAGAATGAGGTGAAAAGCATGCAGCCAGGGGAGGTCTGCTGCTGGCTCTGCATCCCCTGCCAGCCCTACGAGTACCGGCTGGATGAGTTCACCTGTGCTGACTGTGGCCTGGGCTACTGGCCCAATGCCAGCCTGACTGGCTGCTTTGAGCTGCCCCAGGAGTACATCCGCTGGGGCGATGCCTGGGCCGTGGGACCTGTCACCATCGCCTGCCTAGGCGCCCTGGCCACCCTCTTTGTACTGGGCGTCTTCGTGCGGCACAATGCCACCCCAGTGGTCAAGGCCTCTGGCCGGGAGCTCTGCTACATTCTGCTGGGTGGTGTCTTCCTCTGCTACTGCATGACCTTCGTCCTCATTGCCAAGCCATCCACAGTGGTGTGCACCTTACGGCGCCTCGGTTTGGGCACTGCCTTCTCCGTCTGCTACTCGGCCCTGCTCACCAAGACCAACCGCATTGCGCGCATCTTCGGTGGGGCCCGGGAGGGAGCCCAGCGGCCACGCTTCATCAGCCCTGCCTCGCAGGTGGCCATCTGTCTGGCCCTTATCTCTGGCCAGCTGCTCATCGTGGCTGCCTGGCTGGTGGTGGAGGCACCAGGCACGGGCAAGGAGACAGCCCCTGAGCGGCGGGAGGTAGTGACATTGCGCTGCAACCACCGTGATGCAAGCATGCTGGGCTCGCTGGCCTACAACGTGCTCCTCATTGCGCTCTGCACACTCTATGCCTTCAAGACCCGCAAGTGCCCTGAAAACTTCAATGAGGCCAAGTTCATCGGCTTCACCATGTACACCACCTGCATCATCTGGCTGGCCTTCCTGCCCATCTTCTATGTCACCTCCAGTGACTACCGG